From Carassius gibelio isolate Cgi1373 ecotype wild population from Czech Republic chromosome B21, carGib1.2-hapl.c, whole genome shotgun sequence, the proteins below share one genomic window:
- the LOC127985900 gene encoding adhesion G protein-coupled receptor E3-like, whose translation MIEMCRSAAVAFMSYNTMENLLKPDFFNTSSDTVKTMMSTVISATLPKTTNTELTKPVNFTLKHIRDSDPSGSLSCVYWNISEWIVDGCSVLKTNSSYTVCSCVHLSTFALIMQTSRPAESDSRLDLLNLVCVIVGLVFFSLALLTFALCQWSSGVNNVARINICISLLLAHLLFLLTQRFLSLIRPQQVLCAMISGLLHFLFLSGFVWMFIEAVLLFICVKNLSQISSKDREVLSSGFLCVIGYVFALVVVCVSVGVVPEGYGSEQ comes from the exons atgatagaGATGTGTC GATCAGCTGCGGTGGCTTTCATGAGCTACAACACAATGGAGAATCTACTGAAGCCAGACTTCTTCAACACATCATCTGACACGGTTAAAACCATGATGTCCACTGTGATCTCAGCTACTCTTCCCAAAACCACCAACACTGAGCTCACCAAACCAGTCAACTTCACTCTCAAACACATCAGA GACTCTGATCCCAGCGGTTCTCTGTCCTGTGTGTACTGGAATATCAGCGAGTGGATCGTAGATGGTTGTTCTGTTTTAAAGACCAACAGCAGCTACACTGTGTGTTCCTGTGTTCACCTGTCAACATTTGCTCTCATCATGCAAACCAGCCGCCCAGCAGAG AGTGACTCACGGTTGGATCTGTTGAATTTGGTGTGTGTGATCGTGGGGCTGGTGTTCTTCAGTTTGGCTCTGTTGACCTTTGCCCTTTGTCAGTGGAGTTCTGGAGTAAATAATGTGGCTCGAATCAACATCTGCATCAGTCTTCTGCTGGCTCACCTTCTGTTCCTGCTCACACAGAGGTTCTTGAGCCTTATACGGCCTCAGCAG GTGTTGTGTGCCATGATCTCGGGTCTTCTgcacttcctctttctctccggcTTTGTGTGGATGTTCATTGAAGCTGTGCTGCTCTTCATCTGTGTGAAGAACCTATCACAGATCAGCTCCAAAGATAGGGAGGTGCTTAGCAGTGGATTCCTGTGTGTGATTGGATATGTATTCGCTctggttgtggtgtgtgtgtctgtcggtGTGGTTCCAGAAGGCTATGGCAGTGAACAGTga
- the LOC127986318 gene encoding phospholipase A2 inhibitor and Ly6/PLAUR domain-containing protein-like, with translation MDIQISAFLLFVLFTAGHSLSCYQCRNDTSSCADPGNITCPSGYSKCMNVTTVWKVGSTKVNGRYCAGNCTSGSMNNGFAQVSYSCCDTDLCNVTYAPDPSTNTTNGKKCYYCDAQKCSNTVNCSGSEDYCISMTVNYNKPWLLKGCVSKSICDYANISFSSVYGISCCEGDLCNGIYNVTQNITQNVTQNVIQNDIQNIIQNIIQNSIQNVPQSVTQSVPQNVTQNVTQNFTQGVTQSVTQKVPQSSNSAKSITQGFMLLLIVNLIK, from the exons ATGGATATTCAAATCTCAGCTTTTCTTCTGTTCGTTCTTTTCACTGCAG GACACTCTCTCAGCTGCTATCAGTGCAGGAATGATACGAGTTCTTGTGCGGATCCTGGGAATATAACATGTCCCAGTGGATATTCCAAGTGCATGAATGTAACAACAGTATGGAAAGTTG GTTCAACTAAAGTGAATGGTAGATATTGTGCTGGTAACTGTACAAGTGGGTCGATGAACAACGGGTTTGCACAGGTTTCTTATTCCTGCTGTGACACTGACCTTTGTAACGTCACATATGCTCCAG ATCCCAGCACTAACACTACCAATGGAAAGAAATGTTACTATTGTGATGCTCAGAAATGCTCAAACACAGTGAACTGTTCAGGGAGTGAAGACTATTGCATTTCAATGACAG TGAATTACAACAAACCATGGCTTCTAAAAGGCTGTGTCTCTAAATCTATTTGTGATTATGCCAACATATCTTTTAGTAGTGTTTATGGCATCTCATGTTGTGAGGGGGACTTGTGTAATGGCATTTATAATGTCACCCAGAACATCACCCAGAACGTCACACAGAATGTCATCCAGAATGATATACAGAACATCATTCAAAACATCATCCAGAACTCAATCCAGAACGTCCCCCAGAGCGTGACTCAGAGCGTCCCCCAGAATGTCACTCAAAACGTCACTCAAAACTTCACTCAGGGCGTCACTCAGAGCGTCACTCAGAAAGTCCCCCAGAGTAGTAACAGTGCTAAGAGTATCACCCAGGGCTTCATGTTATTATTGATTGTTAACTTAATTAagtaa